A genomic stretch from Photobacterium atrarenae includes:
- a CDS encoding Cof-type HAD-IIB family hydrolase — MYKIVASDLDGTLLTPDHQITPFTKDVLTRLHQQGKDFIFATGRHHIDVADMRDELGIPAYMITSNGARVHNCQGEVIFQQDLHPEVIQGLIEMAKHDPALKIHIYRNDDWLISTEDENLRDFHQSFTYQLFDVDNPPLDGVAKVFFIRDDQDHDLLALWEEKFKQTFGHRANIAFSTPWCLEVMDANVSKGHALEAVAKEKGHTLADCLAFGDGMNDVEMLTMAGKGLVMGTAHEKVKRALPDNGVIGSSSDEAVARYLAEHLL, encoded by the coding sequence ATGTATAAAATTGTCGCATCCGATCTGGACGGAACCCTGCTCACCCCGGACCATCAAATTACCCCGTTTACCAAAGACGTCCTCACCCGGCTCCACCAGCAGGGCAAAGACTTTATCTTTGCCACCGGCCGCCACCACATTGACGTGGCGGATATGCGCGATGAACTGGGGATCCCGGCATACATGATCACCTCCAATGGTGCCCGGGTACACAACTGCCAGGGCGAGGTGATCTTTCAGCAGGACCTGCACCCGGAAGTCATCCAGGGCCTGATCGAAATGGCCAAGCATGATCCGGCGCTGAAAATTCATATCTACCGCAATGATGATTGGCTGATCAGCACCGAAGATGAAAATCTCAGGGACTTCCACCAATCCTTTACTTACCAGCTGTTTGATGTCGACAATCCACCGCTGGACGGGGTCGCCAAGGTGTTCTTTATTCGCGACGATCAGGATCATGACCTGCTGGCATTGTGGGAAGAGAAGTTCAAGCAAACCTTCGGCCATCGTGCCAATATTGCTTTCTCGACCCCCTGGTGCCTGGAAGTGATGGATGCCAATGTCTCCAAAGGGCATGCACTGGAAGCGGTGGCAAAAGAGAAAGGCCACACCCTAGCGGACTGCCTGGCATTCGGCGACGGGATGAATGATGTTGAAATGCTGACCATGGCCGGCAAAGGCCTGGTGATGGGCACCGCCCACGAGAAGGTCAAACGGGCACTGCCGGACAACGGAGTGATCGGCAGCAGCAGCGATGAAGCCGTAGCCCGTTACCTAGCCGAGCACTTATTGTAA